In the Arachis ipaensis cultivar K30076 chromosome B10, Araip1.1, whole genome shotgun sequence genome, one interval contains:
- the LOC107622746 gene encoding cellulose synthase A catalytic subunit 6 [UDP-forming], with protein sequence MHTGGRLVAGSHNRNEFVLINADENARIKSVQELSGQKCQICGDEIEITEDGEPFVACNECAFPVCRPCYEYERREGNQACPQCKTRYKRIKGSPRVEGDEDEDDIDDLDNEFEYGHHDAFGTTSDAVSSGHYANSNIAGNPANFEHDSAPLNSEIPLLTYGEEXXXXXXXXXALIVPPYMNNGNRVHPIPYTDPFNPLQPRPMVPKKDIAVYGYGSVAWKDKMEEWKKRQNDKLQVVKHEGNDNGGNFGDDLEDPDMPMMDEGRQPLSRKLPIPSSKINPYRMIIILRLVVLGLFFHYRILHPVNDAYGLWLTSVICEVWFGVSWIMDQFPKWYPIQRETYLDRLSLRYEKEGKPSELSSVDVFVSTVDPMKEPPLITANTVLSILAVDYPVDKVACYVSDDGAAMLTFEALSETSEFARRWVPFCKKYNIEPRAPEWYFNQKIDYLKNKVHPAFVRERRAMKRDYEEFKVRINSLVATAQKVPEDGWTMQDGTPWPGNNVRDHPGMIQVFLGQDGIRDIEGNELPRLVYVSREKRPGFDHHKKAGAMNSLVRVSAIISNAPYLLNVDCDHYINNSKALRESMCFMMDPQVGKKVCYVQFPQRFDGIDRHDRYSNRNVVFFDINMKGLDGIQGPIYVGTGCVFRRVALYGYDAPAKKKPPSKTCNCWPKWCCLCCGSRKKKNGTTKKKVKHREASKQIHALENIEKIEGSMAEKSSNLNQMKLEKRFGQSPVFVASTLLENGGVPQDVSPASLLKEAIQVISCGYEDKTEWGKEVGWIYGSVTEDILTGFKMHCHGWRSVYCIPKRPAFKGSAPINLSDRLHQVLRWALGSVEIFMSKHCPIWYGYGGGLKWLERFSYINSVVYPWTSIPLVVYCTLPAICLLTGKFIVPEISNYASLVFMALFISIAATGILEMQWGGVGIDDWWRNEQFWVIGGVSSHLFALFQGLLKVLAGVDTNFTVTSKAADDGEFSELYIFKWTSLLIPPTTLLIINIVGVVVGVSDAINNGYDSWGPLFGRLFFALWVIIHLYPFLKGLLGKQDRMPTIVLVWSILLASILTLMWVRINPFVNRDGPVLEICGLRCDDS encoded by the exons ATGCACACTGGTGGTAGACTCGTTGCTGGTTCCCACAACAGGAACGAGTTCGTCCTCATCAATGCCGATGAGAATGCAAGA ATTAAGTCTGTCCAAGAATTGAGTGGACAGAAATGTCAGATATGTGGGGATGAGATAGAAATCACAGAGGACGGGGAGCCGTTTGTTGCGTGCAATGAGTGTGCATTCCCCGTTTGTCGGCCTTGCTATGAGTACGAGAGACGAGAAGGGAATCAAGCATGTCCACAGTGTAAAACCAGATACAAACGCATCAAAG GTAGTCCCAGGGTTGAAGGTGATGAAGACGAGGATGATATTGATGATTTAGACAATGAGTTTGAGTATGGGCATCATGATGCCTTTGGAACCACTTCGGATGCAGTGTCTTCCGGACATTATGCTAATTCTAATATTGCTGGCAACCCTGCAAATTTTGAACATGACTCAGCTCCTCTCAATTCTGAGATCCCACTTTTGACATATGGGGAAGAG NNNNNNNNNNNNNNNNNNNNNNNNNATGCTCTAATTGTTCCTCCATATATGAATAATGGAAACAGAGTTCATCCCATTCCTTACACTGATCCGTTTAATCCAT TGCAACCAAGACCAATGGTTCCAAAGAAAGATATTGCAGTGTATGGGTATGGAAGTGTGGCTTGGAAGGATAAAATGGAAGAGTGGAAGAAAAGGCAGAATGACAAACTTCAGGTGGTGAAGCATGAAGGGAACGACAATGGTGGAAACTTTGGTGATGATTTGGAGGACCCTGATATGCCCAT GATGGATGAAGGCAGGCAGCCGCTTTCTCGGAAGTTACCTATCCCTTCAAGCAAGATAAACCCATACAGAATGATTATAATACTCCGTCTTGTAGTTCTTGGGCTTTTCTTTCATTATAGAATTCTCCATCCAGTTAATGATGCATATGGGTTGTGGTTGACATCAGTCATTTGTGAGGTATGGTTTGGCGTATCATGGATTATGGATCAGTTTCCAAAATGGTACCCAATACAGCGAGAAACATACCTTGATCGTTTATCGCTGAG gtatgaaaaagaagggaaaccATCTGAGTTGTCGAGTGTAGATGTTTTTGTCAGTACAGTTGATCCCATGAAAGAACCTCCTCTGATAACGGCAAACACTGTTCTGTCTATCCTTGCTGTTGATTATCCAGTAGATAAAGTTGCATGCTATGTCTCAGATGACGGTGCTGCCATGCTTACTTTTGAAGCACTTTCTGAAACATCTGAGTTTGCCAGGAGATGGGTACCATTttgtaaaaaatataatattgagCCCCGTGCCCCAGAATGGTATTTCAACCAGAAGATTGATTATCTAAAAAATAAAGTACATCCAGCATTTGTCCGGGAAAGAAGAGCAATgaag CGAGATTATGAAGAATTTAAGGTGAGGATCAACAGTTTGGTGGCAACTGCACAAAAGGTTCCTGAGGATGGATGGACCATGCAGGATGGTACTCCATGGCCTGGAAATAATGTGAGGGATCATCCTGGCATGATTCAA GTCTTCCTCGGTCAAGATGGTATTCGTGACATTGAAGGGAATGAGTTACCTCGTTTAGTTTATGTTTCTCGAGAGAAGAGACCAGGCTTCGATCACCACAAAAAGGCAGGGGCAATGAATTCTCTG GTCCGGGTGTCTGCAATTATCTCAAATGCGCCTTATCTTCTGAATGTTGATTGTGATCACTATATTAACAATAGCAAGGCACTTAGAGAATCTATGTGTTTTATGATGGACCCTCAAGTTGGGAAGAAAGTTTGCTATGTACAATTTCCTCAAAGATTTGATGGGATTGATAGGCATGATAGATACTCAAACCGGAATGTTGTATTTTTCGAT ATCAACATGAAGGGATTGGACGGAATACAAGGACCTATTTATGTTGGAACTGGGTGTGTTTTTAGAAGGGTAGCACTTTATGGATATGATGCACCTGCCAAGAAGAAGCCCCCAAGCAAAACCTGTAATTGTTGGCCGAAATGGTGCTGTCTGTGCTGTGGATCTCGTAAGAAAAagaatggcaccaccaaaaagaaGGTGAAGCACAGGGAAGCTTCAAAGCAGATACATGCACTTGAAAATATTGAGAAGATTGAAg GATCCATGGCAGAGAAGTCATCAAATTTGAATCAAATGAAGTTGGAGAAGAGGTTTGGGCAGTCTCCTGTATTTGTTGCTTCTACACTTCTGGAAAATGGTGGGGTTCCACAGGATGTGAGCCCTGCCTCTCTTTTAAAAGAAGCCATCCAAGTCATTAGCTGTGGTTATGAAGATAAAACTGAATGGGGAAAAGAA GTTGGGTGGATTTATGGTTCTGTGACGGAGGATATCTTGACTGGATTCAAAATGCATTGTCATGGTTGGCGGTCTGTGTATTGCATTCCTAAGAGGCCTGCATTCAAGGGGTCAGCACCAATCAACCTTTCAGATCGTCTGCATCAGGTTCTACGGTGGGCCCTTGGATCTGTTGAGATTTTCATGAGCAAACATTGTCCAATCTGGTATGGCTATGGTGGTGGGTTGAAGTGGTTAGAACGATTTTCATACATAAACAGTGTTGTATACCCTTGGACCTCCATCCCATTGGTTGTCTACTGTACTCTGCCTGCTATATGTCTCTTGACAGGAAAATTTATTGTACCCGAG ATTAGCAACTATGCAAGTCTTGTATTCATGGCCCTCTTCATATCCATCGCAGCAACGGGTATCCTTGAGATGCAGTGGGGTGGTGTTGGCATAGATGATTGGTGGAGGAACGAACAGTTTTGGGTGATAGGAGGTGTTTCTTCTCATTTGTTTGCCCTTTTCCAGGGTTTGCTGAAGGTCTTGGCTGGAGTTGATACAAATTTCACTGTGACCTCGAAAGCAGCCGATGATGGAGAATTCTCAGAGCTCTATATCTTCAAGTGGACATCGCTATTGATCCCTCCGACAACTCTACTAATCATAAACattgttggggttgtggttggtGTCTCGGATGCCATCAACAATGGTTACGACTCATGGGGACCTCTCTTTGGTAGATTGTTCTTTGCATTGTGGGTGATTATCCATCTCTACCCATTCCTCAAAGGGTTACTTGGGAAACAAGATAGAATGCCAACCATTGTTTTGGTTTGGTCAATCCTTTTGGCTTCCATATTGACACTCATGTGGGTTAGGATCAACCCATTTGTGAACAGAGATGGTCCTGTTTTGGAAATTTGTGGATTGAGGTGTGATGACTCGTGA